A single genomic interval of Syntrophobotulus glycolicus DSM 8271 harbors:
- a CDS encoding diacylglycerol kinase family protein gives MRKKKQTGAFTDSFRYALNGIVYALKTERNLRFHVFFAFLVVEVSFFFGLNKVEWAVVLFAIAAVISAELFNTAIENLVDMVSPEYREPAGKVKDIASGAVLFVVFIAVVIGLVIFLPYFIAMGNEGILKKR, from the coding sequence ATGAGGAAGAAAAAGCAAACGGGAGCTTTCACGGATAGCTTCAGGTACGCTTTGAATGGAATTGTCTATGCCTTGAAAACCGAAAGGAATCTGAGATTTCATGTCTTTTTTGCTTTCCTGGTTGTAGAGGTAAGCTTTTTCTTTGGTTTGAATAAGGTGGAATGGGCGGTTGTGCTTTTCGCTATAGCAGCGGTAATCTCCGCAGAGCTTTTCAATACGGCCATTGAAAATCTGGTTGATATGGTTTCCCCTGAATACAGGGAGCCAGCGGGAAAAGTGAAGGATATCGCTTCCGGGGCGGTTCTTTTTGTGGTTTTTATCGCCGTTGTCATTGGGCTGGTTATTTTTCTGCCGTATTTCATTGCCATGGGCAATGAAGGAATTTTGAAGAAGAGGTGA
- the glyQ gene encoding glycine--tRNA ligase subunit alpha codes for MKFQDMILVLNQFWGEQGCIIAQPYDVEKGAGTMNPATFLRALGPEPWNVAYVEPSRRPTDGRYGENPNRLQHYFQYQVILKPSPDNVQELYLESLERLGINSAEHDIRFVEDNWESPTLGAWGLGWEVWLDGMEVTQFTYFQQCGGIDCKPVSAEITYGLERLATFIQGKDSVFEIEWVGDTTYGDIYLQNEKDYSRYNFEVADIEALRLWFDMYEREAKRVVENGLVIPAYDYVLKCSHTFNLLEARGAISVTERTGYIARVRTLARLCAQAYVEQREQLGFPMLKQEGEK; via the coding sequence GTGAAATTTCAGGATATGATTCTGGTCTTAAATCAGTTTTGGGGGGAGCAGGGCTGTATCATTGCTCAACCTTATGATGTGGAAAAAGGAGCGGGAACGATGAATCCGGCCACCTTTTTGAGAGCGCTGGGTCCGGAACCCTGGAATGTAGCTTATGTAGAGCCTTCCAGAAGACCGACTGACGGCAGATACGGAGAAAACCCCAACCGTCTCCAACATTATTTCCAATATCAGGTGATTTTGAAGCCCTCTCCGGACAATGTCCAGGAGCTTTATCTGGAAAGCCTGGAGCGGTTAGGGATCAATTCCGCAGAGCATGATATTCGTTTTGTTGAGGACAATTGGGAATCGCCCACACTGGGAGCATGGGGTCTTGGCTGGGAAGTCTGGCTTGACGGTATGGAGGTCACCCAGTTCACCTATTTCCAGCAGTGCGGGGGGATTGACTGCAAGCCGGTCAGTGCTGAAATAACCTACGGTCTGGAAAGACTGGCAACATTTATTCAAGGCAAAGACAGTGTATTTGAGATCGAATGGGTAGGGGACACGACATACGGAGACATCTACCTGCAAAATGAAAAAGACTATTCCCGCTATAATTTCGAAGTGGCGGATATCGAAGCCCTGAGATTGTGGTTCGATATGTATGAAAGAGAAGCCAAAAGAGTCGTTGAAAACGGTCTGGTTATCCCTGCGTATGACTATGTCCTGAAATGCTCGCATACGTTTAACCTGCTGGAAGCCAGGGGGGCAATCAGTGTGACCGAGAGAACGGGGTATATCGCCAGGGTTCGTACTTTGGCCAGACTCTGTGCCCAGGCTTATGTGGAACAGAGGGAACAATTGGGCTTCCCGATGCTGAAACAGGAAGGGGAGAAATAA
- the recO gene encoding DNA repair protein RecO produces MAFYHADAIVIRTREYGEADKLLTLFAREKGKLEVIAKGARKPASKQRGGTQLFTYADFLIYKGKTLDLINQVHPKESFGHIWKDFDRNIAGTAMAELLDAATIREQPEPQVFVLFLSFLFLLEGIDPYLAQAAFSLRLMRLLGYLPDIGACLDCGESSPEKQYVLDAETGGILCLPCLGTRQGSGLGAGSLALMRQLLKTDLEKLDRLRWNSKMKEEVLQGLCFYCEGRFGRRLKAWRQGRQLRND; encoded by the coding sequence GTGGCGTTCTATCATGCGGATGCCATCGTGATCCGCACCAGGGAATATGGAGAGGCAGATAAGCTGCTGACCTTGTTTGCAAGGGAAAAAGGAAAATTGGAGGTCATTGCCAAGGGGGCCCGTAAACCGGCCAGTAAGCAAAGAGGAGGAACCCAGCTTTTTACTTATGCCGATTTCCTTATCTATAAAGGGAAAACGTTGGATCTGATCAACCAGGTCCACCCCAAAGAAAGCTTCGGACATATTTGGAAAGATTTTGACCGTAATATTGCTGGGACAGCTATGGCCGAGCTTCTGGATGCGGCAACAATCAGAGAACAGCCGGAACCGCAGGTATTTGTTCTTTTCTTGAGTTTTTTGTTCTTACTGGAGGGGATTGATCCCTATTTGGCCCAGGCGGCCTTTTCCCTCAGGTTGATGAGGCTGCTCGGATATCTGCCGGATATAGGGGCCTGTCTGGACTGCGGGGAAAGCAGTCCGGAGAAACAGTATGTTTTAGATGCGGAAACAGGCGGTATCCTCTGTCTTCCCTGTCTGGGCACCAGGCAGGGGAGCGGGCTGGGAGCGGGAAGCCTGGCCCTTATGCGGCAGCTGTTGAAAACCGATTTGGAAAAACTCGACAGGCTGAGATGGAACAGTAAAATGAAGGAAGAAGTCTTGCAGGGACTGTGCTTTTATTGTGAAGGCCGGTTTGGACGCAGGCTTAAAGCCTGGCGGCAGGGTCGCCAGCTGCGCAATGATTGA
- the yqfD gene encoding sporulation protein YqfD — MISKLSRYGKGIVYIQISGDKFTDFINKARQDQIVFYNTRITNEKIFAEVGINDFYRLRRSARNTGIKIRIRTRYGFPFVAARWLRRKGLIAGIFVFLLSLIVTSQFVLTVSIEGNNNISSQQIAVKAGELGIKKWAYKNSLDLNGLNEKMLESIPELSWVSIEEKGTEVKIRVAEKTLPEKILLGGDLIAGKTGIVQDLMVIHGQPAVKEGDLVKTGQLLIQGTLSNVNEYRFDLGGGENKTKEIPIAEGFVRGRVWYSKDVQIKQEEDILLETGEKASGWGIKKGDRVIMITNEHSPFMTSKQENRTYRLPAWRNWRFPVEIICTNYIETGVLHLQRTEDEARKLAETTALEEIKKTIPTGAKILSEKIIVMPAEKGAQRVRAEVESYEELAVYAKQK, encoded by the coding sequence ATGATCAGTAAGCTTTCACGCTATGGCAAAGGGATAGTGTACATTCAGATCAGTGGAGACAAGTTCACAGATTTTATCAATAAAGCCCGGCAGGATCAGATTGTCTTTTATAACACCAGAATAACCAATGAAAAAATTTTCGCCGAGGTTGGAATTAATGATTTTTATCGTTTGCGCCGAAGTGCCCGCAATACGGGAATAAAAATCAGAATAAGGACAAGGTACGGTTTTCCTTTCGTAGCCGCTCGTTGGCTCAGGCGAAAAGGTCTTATTGCGGGTATCTTTGTTTTCCTGCTTTCTTTGATCGTTACTTCCCAGTTTGTCCTGACGGTTTCCATCGAGGGCAACAACAATATATCTTCTCAGCAGATTGCGGTGAAAGCCGGAGAGCTGGGTATAAAAAAGTGGGCGTACAAGAATAGTCTCGATCTCAATGGACTGAATGAAAAAATGCTGGAAAGCATTCCTGAGCTTTCCTGGGTAAGCATAGAGGAAAAAGGTACTGAGGTAAAAATCAGGGTAGCGGAAAAAACTCTGCCTGAAAAAATATTGCTTGGGGGGGATTTGATCGCGGGAAAAACCGGGATTGTCCAGGATTTGATGGTGATTCATGGTCAGCCCGCGGTGAAGGAAGGGGACTTGGTCAAGACAGGACAGCTTTTAATTCAAGGGACCTTAAGCAATGTCAATGAATATCGATTTGATCTGGGAGGGGGAGAAAATAAAACCAAAGAAATACCGATTGCGGAAGGATTTGTCAGAGGTCGGGTATGGTACAGCAAAGACGTACAAATTAAGCAGGAGGAAGATATCTTGCTTGAAACAGGTGAAAAGGCCAGTGGATGGGGTATAAAAAAAGGGGATAGAGTAATAATGATAACAAATGAACATAGCCCGTTTATGACTTCAAAACAAGAAAACCGCACATATCGTCTGCCGGCTTGGAGGAATTGGCGTTTTCCTGTCGAAATAATTTGTACGAATTATATTGAAACAGGCGTGCTTCATCTTCAGCGTACGGAAGATGAAGCCAGGAAGCTTGCGGAGACGACTGCTTTGGAGGAAATCAAAAAAACAATTCCCACCGGAGCTAAAATTCTCAGCGAAAAAATTATCGTCATGCCTGCTGAAAAAGGAGCCCAGAGAGTAAGGGCAGAAGTGGAGTCATATGAAGAACTGGCGGTCTATGCAAAACAGAAGTAA
- a CDS encoding PhoH family protein: MQIEVKIPLQDGEEALNLLGFEDVHLRFLEERLNCQIIVRGEEMTVLGEEANARNAESILKELLAMIRKGNQLTIADISYVASRIEEGSEQGIAQSLSRVIATTQRGRPIKAKTLGQASYVKSIEKESIVFGIGPAGTGKTYLAVVMAVKALRAKEVNRIVLTRPVVEAGEKLGFLPGDLQEKVNPYLRPLYDALFDLLGPETTGRYIEKGTIEIAPLAYMRGRTLDDSFIILDEAQNTSPEQMKMFLTRLGFGSKAVVTGDVTQVDLPKGHYSGLIEVQRILKDIPEISFHYFSAGDIVRNTLVQSIIQAYENTDKASATKNNLQ; the protein is encoded by the coding sequence TTGCAAATTGAAGTTAAAATACCTTTACAGGACGGAGAGGAAGCCTTGAATCTCTTGGGTTTTGAGGATGTCCATTTGCGTTTCCTGGAAGAGAGACTTAACTGCCAGATTATTGTACGCGGTGAAGAAATGACTGTTTTAGGTGAAGAAGCGAATGCCAGGAATGCGGAGTCAATCCTCAAAGAGCTGCTCGCTATGATCAGAAAAGGTAATCAATTGACGATAGCCGATATCTCTTACGTCGCTTCCAGGATCGAAGAGGGTTCAGAACAAGGGATAGCCCAGTCTTTATCCCGGGTTATCGCCACAACCCAGCGCGGGAGGCCGATTAAGGCAAAAACACTGGGACAGGCCAGCTATGTCAAATCTATTGAGAAGGAATCGATCGTGTTTGGGATTGGGCCGGCCGGAACGGGAAAGACGTATCTTGCTGTTGTTATGGCAGTGAAAGCATTGCGGGCCAAGGAGGTCAACCGGATTGTGCTCACCCGCCCCGTTGTGGAAGCAGGGGAAAAACTCGGTTTTCTGCCGGGGGACTTGCAGGAAAAAGTCAATCCGTATTTGCGGCCTCTTTATGATGCTCTGTTTGATCTTCTCGGACCGGAAACAACCGGGCGTTACATTGAAAAGGGAACGATTGAGATTGCTCCTCTGGCTTATATGAGAGGAAGGACTCTGGATGATTCTTTCATCATCCTGGATGAAGCGCAGAATACCTCCCCGGAGCAGATGAAAATGTTTTTGACCAGGCTGGGATTTGGCTCGAAGGCGGTTGTGACCGGAGATGTTACCCAGGTGGATTTGCCCAAGGGCCATTATTCGGGATTGATTGAAGTACAAAGGATATTGAAGGATATCCCGGAAATTTCCTTTCATTACTTTTCCGCGGGTGATATCGTCCGCAACACTCTTGTTCAGAGTATTATTCAGGCTTACGAAAATACGGATAAAGCTTCGGCGACAAAAAATAATCTTCAATGA
- a CDS encoding YabP/YqfC family sporulation protein: protein MLKKLTKAAGEVLEFPADIAGKGPKITVLGRHEIIVEYYREVIEFSEQKIELDTTDGKLSIRGSGFVLTAVLPTEIHIKGIFHHLSLEEREE from the coding sequence ATGTTGAAAAAACTGACAAAAGCGGCGGGAGAAGTTTTGGAATTTCCTGCTGACATTGCAGGGAAAGGGCCGAAGATTACTGTCCTTGGCCGCCATGAAATTATTGTTGAGTATTACCGGGAAGTCATAGAGTTTTCAGAACAAAAGATTGAACTTGATACGACGGACGGAAAACTTTCCATAAGGGGAAGCGGATTTGTTCTGACTGCGGTTTTGCCTACGGAAATTCATATTAAGGGCATTTTTCATCATCTGAGCCTTGAGGAGCGTGAGGAATAA
- a CDS encoding histidine triad nucleotide-binding protein, producing the protein MSDCIFCKIVNKEIPSAVVYEDNEILAFKDIYPVAPVHILIIPKKHLASTNELEEEDALLTGKMIMVARDIARKEGIEESGYRILTNCGPDSRQEVMHLHFHLIGGKKLGGNIG; encoded by the coding sequence TTGTCGGACTGTATTTTCTGTAAAATAGTGAACAAGGAAATTCCTTCAGCGGTGGTATATGAAGACAATGAAATTTTAGCATTTAAGGATATTTACCCGGTGGCACCTGTTCATATCTTAATCATTCCCAAAAAGCATCTCGCCAGTACCAATGAACTGGAAGAGGAGGATGCCCTTTTGACCGGGAAGATGATTATGGTCGCCAGGGACATTGCCCGAAAAGAGGGGATAGAAGAATCCGGATACAGAATTTTGACCAATTGCGGCCCTGATTCGAGGCAGGAAGTGATGCATTTGCATTTTCATCTTATCGGAGGGAAAAAGCTGGGAGGGAACATCGGCTGA
- the ybeY gene encoding rRNA maturation RNase YbeY — protein sequence MELDITWEEPSISPQEKAGWEVLIAQGITRALQEAEGPENGEIGVLFTDNETIRGLNRDYRGIDNPTDVLSFALQEKTEEEPDIYFHHDEDQDDGFPDLGAMLGDIVISVQRAREQAAEYGHSLEREIVFLAVHGTLHLLGYDHQTEEQRSGMRELEERIMEKIGLAR from the coding sequence ATGGAGCTTGATATTACCTGGGAAGAACCTTCAATATCCCCCCAAGAAAAAGCCGGGTGGGAAGTCCTTATCGCTCAGGGGATCACCCGGGCCCTTCAAGAAGCGGAAGGTCCTGAAAATGGTGAAATCGGAGTATTGTTTACGGATAATGAAACGATCCGGGGGCTGAATCGAGATTATCGAGGGATAGACAACCCAACTGATGTCTTATCTTTTGCTCTTCAGGAAAAAACGGAAGAGGAACCGGACATTTATTTTCATCATGATGAAGATCAGGATGACGGTTTTCCGGACTTAGGAGCAATGCTCGGCGATATTGTGATTTCTGTGCAGAGAGCCAGGGAGCAGGCGGCAGAATACGGTCATTCACTGGAAAGAGAAATTGTCTTTCTGGCAGTACATGGTACTTTGCATTTGTTAGGGTATGATCATCAGACTGAAGAGCAGAGATCCGGCATGAGAGAGCTGGAAGAGAGGATTATGGAAAAGATAGGACTGGCAAGATGA
- the rpsU gene encoding 30S ribosomal protein S21 has protein sequence MSEVRVGKNESLDAALRRFKRNCQRSGVLSEARKHEHYEKPSVKKKKKSEAARKRKFR, from the coding sequence ATGAGTGAAGTCAGAGTAGGTAAAAACGAATCCCTGGATGCTGCACTCCGCCGGTTTAAGCGTAATTGCCAACGTTCTGGAGTTTTATCGGAGGCTCGTAAACATGAGCATTACGAAAAACCCAGTGTCAAGAAGAAGAAAAAATCGGAGGCTGCGCGCAAACGCAAATTTAGGTAA
- the era gene encoding GTPase Era — protein sequence MPDKTEKTKDFRSGFVAVVGRPNAGKSTLLNTLVGQKVLIISEKPQTTRNRIQCILTEERGQIVFIDTPGIHKPKHQLGQYMVNTAKGSLRGTDLIIYVVDASVPFGTGDEYVLNMVKESGIPSILALNKIDLLSKEEILSKIIEFSQQADFKEVVPISALQGENTKKLTDLIFPNLLPGPMYYPEDHIIDQPERFVVAELIREKLLKLTREEVPHSAAVIVEKMEEQKALLKISAVILVERESQKGIVIGKNGAMLKEVGRQAREEIEALLDNKVFLELWVKVRKDWRNQQNILREFGYDSTKS from the coding sequence TTGCCGGATAAAACAGAGAAAACTAAAGATTTCCGTTCGGGCTTTGTGGCTGTGGTCGGGCGTCCCAATGCCGGAAAATCCACCCTGCTGAATACTTTGGTCGGGCAAAAAGTATTGATTATCTCCGAAAAGCCGCAAACTACCCGGAACAGGATTCAATGCATATTGACGGAAGAACGGGGGCAAATTGTTTTTATCGATACGCCGGGAATTCATAAGCCCAAACACCAGTTGGGCCAATATATGGTCAATACGGCCAAAGGCTCTTTGAGGGGAACAGATTTGATCATCTATGTTGTGGATGCTTCCGTGCCGTTTGGGACAGGTGACGAATATGTTTTGAATATGGTTAAAGAAAGCGGGATTCCGTCTATCCTGGCCTTAAACAAAATTGACCTGTTAAGCAAAGAGGAAATATTGAGCAAAATTATTGAATTCAGCCAACAGGCTGATTTTAAAGAAGTTGTTCCTATTTCTGCCCTGCAGGGAGAAAACACCAAGAAATTGACTGATCTGATTTTCCCGAATTTACTGCCCGGACCGATGTATTATCCGGAAGACCATATCATAGACCAGCCGGAAAGGTTTGTCGTGGCCGAGCTGATCAGGGAGAAGCTTTTGAAGTTAACCAGAGAGGAAGTGCCGCATTCGGCTGCCGTTATTGTGGAAAAAATGGAAGAGCAAAAGGCACTCCTGAAAATCAGCGCAGTGATTCTTGTGGAGAGAGAATCCCAGAAAGGCATTGTGATCGGTAAAAACGGCGCTATGCTGAAGGAGGTTGGCCGCCAGGCCAGGGAAGAGATAGAGGCTTTACTGGACAATAAGGTATTTTTGGAACTGTGGGTTAAAGTTCGCAAGGATTGGCGAAACCAGCAAAACATTCTCAGAGAATTTGGATATGATTCGACAAAAAGCTAG
- the cdd gene encoding cytidine deaminase gives MEDRYLNLLAEAKAAGANSYSPYSRYPVGAAILWETGRITTGCNVENSSYGLTVCAERNAIYKGICEGERKISALAVSVQDSKMPSPCGACRQVIREFAEECPIILQNGEGKIAISSLRELLPNSFGPEFLEKNERR, from the coding sequence ATGGAAGATCGGTATCTTAACCTGCTGGCTGAAGCTAAGGCTGCCGGGGCCAATTCGTATTCTCCTTATTCCCGGTACCCGGTCGGGGCTGCAATCCTCTGGGAAACCGGAAGAATCACCACCGGATGTAATGTGGAGAATTCATCCTATGGACTGACGGTGTGCGCTGAGCGCAATGCGATTTACAAAGGGATTTGTGAAGGAGAAAGAAAAATTTCGGCCTTGGCGGTCAGTGTTCAGGACAGCAAAATGCCGTCGCCCTGTGGAGCCTGCAGGCAGGTGATCAGAGAATTTGCGGAGGAATGTCCCATCATCCTTCAGAATGGTGAGGGAAAGATCGCCATAAGCAGCCTGCGGGAACTGCTGCCAAACTCCTTTGGCCCGGAATTTCTTGAAAAAAATGAAAGAAGGTAA
- the deoC gene encoding deoxyribose-phosphate aldolase produces the protein MNLGGKIDHTLLKPDASEKDIVSLCHEAVKHHFVGVCVNPSYICTAARLLHGTNIIPVTVVGFPLGAVLTETKVQEILVAKAFGAREVDVVMNIGMAKSRQWDELSRDINRTVEAAHACGLGIKIIIETGLLNQEEKKKAAEIVRDSGADFIKTSTGFFGGATAEDVRSLRKWAGPLVKIKASGGIKTREAALELLEAGADRLGTSSGLAIVTVDQ, from the coding sequence ATGAACTTGGGCGGAAAAATAGACCATACCCTCCTGAAACCGGATGCTTCGGAAAAAGATATTGTCAGTCTTTGTCATGAGGCAGTCAAACACCATTTCGTCGGGGTCTGTGTCAATCCTTCATATATCTGTACGGCGGCCCGTTTGCTCCACGGAACAAACATCATCCCTGTGACTGTGGTGGGGTTTCCCCTGGGGGCGGTGCTGACGGAAACCAAAGTTCAGGAAATCCTGGTTGCCAAGGCCTTTGGCGCCCGGGAAGTAGATGTGGTGATGAATATCGGTATGGCCAAATCCCGGCAGTGGGATGAGCTAAGTCGTGACATCAATAGAACGGTCGAAGCTGCCCATGCCTGCGGGCTGGGGATTAAGATCATTATTGAGACGGGCCTGTTAAACCAGGAGGAAAAGAAAAAAGCCGCTGAAATTGTCCGGGACAGCGGGGCGGATTTCATCAAAACATCGACCGGATTTTTTGGCGGAGCAACTGCGGAGGATGTCAGAAGTCTGCGCAAATGGGCGGGGCCTCTGGTGAAGATTAAAGCTTCCGGGGGAATAAAAACAAGAGAAGCTGCCTTGGAACTGTTGGAGGCCGGCGCCGACCGTCTGGGTACAAGCTCAGGTCTGGCCATCGTCACCGTTGACCAATAA
- a CDS encoding GatB/YqeY domain-containing protein, whose protein sequence is MSLKDRLIEDMKAAMKAKEEGKVRLSVIRMVRAAIKNAEIDKKQEFSDEQVIEVLAREVKMRRDAMIEFQKVARPDKVQELEEEVAILMQYLPRQLSEGEIRQLATDIISEVGAQGSRDLGKVMSAITPKTRGKADGKLVNQIVRELLG, encoded by the coding sequence TTGTCCCTGAAAGATCGATTGATTGAAGATATGAAGGCCGCCATGAAGGCCAAAGAGGAGGGGAAGGTAAGACTTTCTGTCATCCGAATGGTTCGGGCAGCCATAAAAAACGCTGAAATAGATAAGAAACAGGAATTTAGCGATGAGCAGGTTATTGAAGTGCTTGCTCGCGAAGTTAAAATGAGGCGTGACGCGATGATTGAGTTTCAAAAGGTAGCGCGCCCGGATAAAGTTCAGGAGTTGGAAGAGGAAGTCGCCATCCTCATGCAATATCTTCCTCGGCAACTTTCTGAAGGGGAGATTCGCCAGCTGGCGACGGACATCATTTCCGAAGTGGGTGCCCAAGGTTCCAGAGATCTGGGTAAAGTAATGAGTGCAATCACTCCAAAAACCAGAGGCAAGGCTGACGGCAAACTGGTCAATCAGATTGTCCGTGAACTTCTTGGTTAA
- a CDS encoding HD family phosphohydrolase, translating to MKINTLLSNKLRNDLKDRTKILKSKVLVFIVFFVFFTAIISSGLFGNKLNVVLEEPSPQSFSAPYTREIEDLTKYMKEQEAAAKAVNPVYEVNRTYTASVEADLIAMFSSLKEEASSQRDASEKAAKLKKNVPFSALQEGTILSILALSPAEVENAQQIAKDVIIGFSEDLNTGAKVQNEVPDLRGYIKTEINKKDISREMKTLLQTFTDVKIISPTLAIDETETKELREEARASVKPEVRTYRANEKIVGAGEIVDERIFEVLRTYELIQVKSPWKPALGIAVQVLLGMLVLILFGMHFKREFFDQWKRFMLIGISMLLVLILGKAFLAINLGNADLNTLTATLIPAAWVTMTLTILIGTEVAVVVSIILGIFVGIMADPSSYASAGTLAGLIALVGGLIGSLSVAHLGQRSDLAKAGIFVMLANAALISGVSLVLGLSWQYWLIGCILSFCNGLLSMVLTIGTLPWFESGFNITSAVRLLELSNPNAPLLKQLLIEAPGTYHHSVLVGNLAETAAEDINADPVIVRVGALYHDIGKLKRPYFFIENQFAKDNPHDKIAPTLSALIVIAHVKDGLEMAREHKLPQSIQDIIAQHHGDSYTQFFYHKALEENPDVPEEAFRYDGVRPQSKEAALVLLADNVEAAVRSHKNNTPGRIEGLVRKIIKEKLDEGLLDLCDLTFKDLDKIAIAFVKVLSGIFHSRVEYPELSPSKARLIEGNRDKGKEADKEKTETETEVKAEARAETDPQKEREDTDRKTEKANAVEEKPENEKAGEEGKHGA from the coding sequence TTGAAAATAAACACTCTCCTTTCCAACAAGTTAAGAAATGACTTGAAAGACAGAACCAAGATCTTGAAAAGCAAGGTCTTGGTTTTCATTGTCTTTTTTGTTTTTTTTACAGCGATTATCTCTTCGGGGCTCTTCGGAAATAAGCTCAATGTTGTCCTGGAGGAACCAAGTCCACAGTCGTTTTCCGCTCCATATACCAGAGAAATTGAGGATTTAACCAAATATATGAAAGAACAGGAGGCAGCAGCGAAAGCGGTCAATCCTGTTTATGAAGTCAATCGGACCTATACTGCCTCTGTGGAAGCGGATCTGATTGCGATGTTTTCCAGTCTGAAGGAAGAAGCCTCCTCTCAAAGGGACGCTTCAGAAAAAGCAGCGAAATTGAAAAAGAACGTTCCCTTTTCCGCACTGCAGGAAGGGACAATTTTAAGTATTCTCGCGTTGTCCCCCGCAGAAGTAGAGAATGCGCAACAAATCGCCAAAGATGTGATTATCGGTTTTTCAGAGGATCTGAACACCGGGGCTAAAGTTCAGAACGAAGTGCCCGATCTCAGGGGCTACATTAAGACGGAGATCAATAAAAAGGATATCTCCAGAGAAATGAAGACTCTTTTACAGACATTTACAGATGTCAAAATCATCAGCCCTACGCTGGCGATTGATGAAACGGAAACGAAAGAGCTCAGGGAAGAGGCCAGGGCAAGCGTTAAACCAGAGGTGCGCACCTACAGGGCAAATGAGAAGATCGTCGGAGCCGGAGAGATTGTTGATGAAAGAATTTTTGAGGTCCTGCGTACATATGAACTGATTCAGGTCAAGTCGCCATGGAAGCCTGCCTTGGGAATTGCGGTGCAGGTTTTACTGGGCATGCTGGTGCTTATCCTGTTTGGGATGCATTTTAAACGGGAATTTTTTGATCAATGGAAGAGATTTATGCTGATCGGCATATCGATGCTTTTAGTTCTCATTTTGGGTAAAGCTTTTCTGGCCATCAATCTTGGCAACGCCGATCTCAATACGTTGACAGCAACGTTGATTCCTGCCGCATGGGTGACAATGACCCTAACGATTTTGATCGGTACTGAGGTCGCTGTAGTGGTCAGTATTATCCTGGGGATCTTCGTAGGAATCATGGCTGATCCCTCTTCTTATGCTTCTGCGGGGACTTTGGCCGGGCTGATCGCTCTGGTCGGCGGTCTCATTGGTTCCCTGAGTGTAGCGCATTTGGGGCAGCGCTCCGATCTGGCAAAAGCGGGAATCTTTGTCATGCTGGCCAATGCTGCTTTGATCAGCGGAGTATCGCTGGTCTTGGGATTAAGCTGGCAGTATTGGCTTATCGGCTGCATTTTAAGTTTTTGTAATGGTTTGCTTTCTATGGTCTTGACCATCGGGACCCTTCCCTGGTTTGAATCGGGGTTTAATATTACTTCTGCGGTGCGCCTCCTGGAGTTATCCAATCCAAATGCGCCCCTTCTCAAACAGCTGCTGATTGAGGCTCCGGGGACTTATCATCATAGTGTTCTTGTCGGTAATCTGGCGGAAACCGCTGCGGAAGACATCAATGCCGATCCGGTTATTGTCAGGGTGGGGGCTTTGTATCATGATATCGGCAAGCTCAAACGGCCTTACTTTTTTATTGAGAATCAATTTGCCAAAGATAATCCCCATGATAAAATTGCCCCCACGCTCAGTGCCCTGATCGTGATTGCCCATGTCAAGGACGGCTTGGAAATGGCGCGTGAACATAAACTTCCCCAGTCTATCCAGGATATTATTGCCCAGCATCATGGCGACAGCTATACTCAATTTTTTTATCATAAGGCTCTGGAAGAGAATCCGGATGTGCCTGAAGAAGCTTTTCGTTATGACGGAGTCAGACCGCAGTCCAAAGAGGCAGCCCTTGTTCTCCTGGCTGATAATGTGGAAGCTGCGGTGCGTTCTCATAAAAATAATACCCCCGGACGGATCGAAGGGCTTGTCCGCAAAATCATCAAGGAAAAACTCGATGAAGGACTTTTGGACCTGTGCGATTTGACCTTTAAAGACCTTGATAAAATCGCGATAGCTTTTGTGAAAGTGTTAAGCGGAATCTTTCATTCCAGAGTGGAATACCCTGAGCTGTCTCCAAGCAAAGCAAGGTTGATTGAGGGGAACAGGGATAAAGGGAAAGAAGCAGATAAAGAAAAAACAGAAACCGAAACAGAGGTAAAAGCTGAAGCAAGGGCAGAAACAGACCCGCAGAAGGAGCGGGAAGATACGGACCGCAAAACGGAGAAAGCAAACGCTGTGGAAGAAAAACCGGAGAACGAGAAAGCCGGTGAGGAGGGCAAGCATGGAGCTTGA